GCGTCGGCATCTGCTGGGACCAGTGGTTCCCGGAGGCGGCGCGCTCCATGGCGCTGCAGGGCGCTGAAATCCTGCTCTATCCGACCGCCATCGGCTCCGAGCCGCACGATGCGAGCCTCGATTCCAGCGCGCATTGGCAGCGGGTGATGCAGGGCCATGCCGGGGCGAACCTCATGCCGCTCGTCGCCTCCAACCGCATCGGCACGGAAGAGGGGCGCAACGGCACGAGCATCACCTTCTACGGCTCGTCCTTCATCGCCGATCCCACCGGCGCCAAGGTGGCCGAGGCTGACCGGACGACGGAGACGGTGCTGACCGCCACCTTCGACCTCGACGCCATCGCCCACCAGCGCCGCTCCTGGGGCGTCTTCCGTGACCGCCGCCCGGAACTCTACGGCCACCTCGCGACGCTCGACGGCCGCAGGCAAGCGTGAAGCAAGGGCACGGCGTCCATGGACGCCGTGCCTTTCTCATCACATGGCGTGGATGTAGCCGAGCGAGACGGCGGCCATCCAGATGGCCATGGCGATCATCATCAGGTTCTCCGTCAGCGAGATGAAGCCGAGCGGCACGTTGCTCGACCCGCCGACGCAGGCGCATTTCAGCTCGCGCCGGTCGATATAGACCGCCTTGAAGACCGAGGCCGCCCCGATGGTGCCGATGAAGAGCGCGACGGGAACCGAAAGCCAGGTAAGCGCGCCCGCCACCATCAGCACCCCGGCGAGCCCTTCCGCATAGGGATAGATATAGCTGTAGGGCACCCAGCGCTTCGCGAGCAGGTCGTAGTTGAGGAACATGGTGGCGAAGCTCTCGACATTCTGGAGCTTCAGCATGGCGAGGACGACCATCGAGAAGGCGATGAACCATTCGGCCGCGCGCAGCGTGAAGGGCGAGCCGCTGACCGCGAAGCTCGCGGCCATCGCCGTCAGCGCCGTCAGGGTGAAGAGCACGGCGACCGGGCGATAGGTGGTCGCCTTCGGGTCGGCGACCGGCTTGCCGAGATAGCGGCGAAGGTCGTCGTAGCCGCCGACGCGCTCCCCGTCGATGAAGACCTGCGGGGTGGTGGCGACATCGTGCTCGGCCTTGAAGGCGTCGGTTTCCGCGCGGCTCGTGAGGTGGCGGTCGTCGACCTCGTAGCCCGAGCGCCGCAGCAAGTCCTTTGCCTTCAAGCCGTAGGGGCAGGTGTGGCTGGGCATCACCATGCGGTAGAGGATGGCCTTGCGGCCGGCATTTCGTACCTTGTCCAACATCTCACGTCTCCTGTCTTGTGAAACCGTTGGCAGGACTATAGGTTCCGTACCATGGTACGGAGTCAACACCCTGAAGAGCTGACGATCGGAAAACTTGCTGCTGCCGCCCGTGTCGGCGTCGAGACCGTGCGATTCTACCAGCGCCGCGGCCTGCTTGCGACGCCGAGGCGCATCGACGGCATCCGCCGCTACGGCGAAGCGGACCTCTCGCGCCTGCGTTTCATCCGGCAGGCGCAGACGGCGGGCTTCACGCTGGAAGAGATCCGCCAGCTTCTCGCGCTCGATGCTGGCGAGGACCGCGCCGCGGCCCGCGAAATGGCCACCAGACGCCTTGCCGAGCTCGACGCGCGCATGGAGGACCTGCAACGCGCCAGGGCCTCGCTGCAGAAGCTCGTCTCGGAATGCGCCGTCGGCAGGACCGGCCCCTGTCCCATCCTGAAATCCTTCGAGGCGTGAGAAGCGCCACGCTTAACCTTCTGTTCGTCTAGTCTCGCAACAGGCGTTTAGGAGTCTCCCGCTAAGGTGCCGGCATGTTGCGCATGTTGCTTCTCGGCGCCGCGTTTCGTGCGCTGGCAGCTCCATCATGGGCCGCCAACGGTCTCCTGAAAGGAGCGCGTTCGGAATGGATGCGAAAACCATATTCACGATGGCGTCGATCATGGTGCTGGCCAACGGGGCCATCCTGACCGCCATGGGACGCGAACTGCCCGCCAGCCTCAGGCCCGCGGCGCGGCAGTGGTGTCTCGGCACGCTGCTGGTGGCGTTCGGATGCATCGTCTTCGCGCTCGGCGGCCCGCTGCCGCGGCCCCTGATGCTGACGG
The Shinella zoogloeoides DNA segment above includes these coding regions:
- a CDS encoding glutaredoxin family protein, which produces MLDKVRNAGRKAILYRMVMPSHTCPYGLKAKDLLRRSGYEVDDRHLTSRAETDAFKAEHDVATTPQVFIDGERVGGYDDLRRYLGKPVADPKATTYRPVAVLFTLTALTAMAASFAVSGSPFTLRAAEWFIAFSMVVLAMLKLQNVESFATMFLNYDLLAKRWVPYSYIYPYAEGLAGVLMVAGALTWLSVPVALFIGTIGAASVFKAVYIDRRELKCACVGGSSNVPLGFISLTENLMMIAMAIWMAAVSLGYIHAM
- a CDS encoding MerR family transcriptional regulator; the protein is MVRSQHPEELTIGKLAAAARVGVETVRFYQRRGLLATPRRIDGIRRYGEADLSRLRFIRQAQTAGFTLEEIRQLLALDAGEDRAAAREMATRRLAELDARMEDLQRARASLQKLVSECAVGRTGPCPILKSFEA